The Cyprinus carpio isolate SPL01 chromosome B17, ASM1834038v1, whole genome shotgun sequence genome has a window encoding:
- the LOC109105591 gene encoding gremlin-1-like — protein MCSSARIALALLFIWVLLLSSPAESKRNRGAIPHPDKNNPNESSQQQQQQQQQAAPGSRGRSRGSEEVLESSQEALHVTERRYLKRDWCKTQPLKQTIHEEGCVSRAIINRFCYGQCNSFYIPRHVRREEGAFQSCSFCKPKRFTTMTFTLNCPDQQPPTRKKRVQRVKQCRCISIELD, from the coding sequence ATGTGCTCCTCCGCTCGGATCGCGCTCGCGCTGCTCTTCATCTGGGTTCTTCTTCTCTCGAGTCCCGCCGAATCCAAGCGGAACCGAGGCGCGATCCCGCACCCGGACAAGAACAACCCGAACGAGTcgagccagcagcagcagcagcagcagcagcaggcggCCCCGGGCTCCAGAGGCAGGAGCCGCGGCTCGGAGGAGGTTCTGGAGTCCAGTCAGGAGGCGCTGCACGTCACCGAGCGCCGCTACCTGAAGCGCGACTGGTGCAAGACGCAGCCGCTCAAACAGACCATCCACGAGGAGGGCTGCGTCAGCCGCGCCATCATCAACCGCTTCTGCTACGGACAGTGCAACTCCTTCTACATCCCCAGACACGTGCGCAGAGAGGAGGGCGCGTTCCAGTCGTGCTCGTTCTGCAAACCCAAGCGTTTCACCACCATGACCTTCACCCTCAACTGCCCCGACCAGCAGCCGCCGACCCGGAAGAAGCGCGTGCAGCGCGTCAAACAGTGCCGCTGCATCTCCATCGAGCTGGACTAG